tacaaaaaaaaaacaagtaagaaagctacagtcgagtgcactcgactgtgagatacccgctacccattttgaataaaagaaatatattttgcgataattttctcaaaatatactgaatatactgcaaaaatactaaaaatataccaaatagtatatttggtatattgatatagtaccgcattcaaaatataccatagacggcacaatataccagattgtcatctaaagcaacaaccctagtaagtagacgtgtttgcccatacaaaagtatttctttaataacttcgacaattttcatctgatcgcaaccaaattttcaggaatcataactttaaactacgcttgttattcgatttttttgattttcgggggcggaagtgggcgtggcaaaaatttgaaacaaacttgatctgcgtgcaaacataacaaatgctgtcgaaaaaaaattatagctctatctcttatagtctctgagatctaggtgttcatacggacggacggacagacacacagacacacagacacacagacggacagacggacagacggacatggctagatcgtctcggctgttaacgctgatcaagaatatatatactttatagggtcggagatgcctccttctacctgttacatacatttcctgccggcacaaagttataatacccttctaccctatgggtagcgggtataacaacaTAAAGAAAGCCTAATTTATTCAACTTTAAGTTCTGGCGAAACTTAGGCGCATTTAATGGAATCGGTTTCGTTTTAAAACTCTTCCTGGAATACacattgtttttcaatttatcgacaactaaatatacatttgATAACTTTTTAAGATTTCCCtcactcttaaaatatttgtgaaaaataacatttaaaaaaaaaaacaactttaacactaataaatttgatgaaaaaaaatttcaatagaTTCTAAAGAACtcatcaaatatatttacaaatatttagtaCTAAAGGCAGTTACAATTTTTGCATTcgaattaatttcataaatagttaaatttttcaaacaatttttttaatttttatatcaaatttgagtttttcaattcaaaattaagTCTATACTTTACCCATTTCAATAGGTTTCACATCTcataacaaatattaaacaacatttaacagaaaatactttttagaaatatatttcaaattctaaataatatttattaaatcgaaaattataaaaaggtATTTTCGAATTTGACAGATTCTTACTTAGAATtcatagtttttgttttgcttgttttatGATGTCACTTTAATTGGTGCTCCAATTTGATGAAATAATAGCCGATTGTCCATTGGCTTCTAGTCAACTATTCTAAGCCACAAAAAGTGACCACAAAATCTATTTAAGTCTGCTGTTTCTCCTCTTAGTTTTACCCTTAGAGAGCTATTCTCCGCATCCCCCTGCACAGCAACTGTTGTATCATTGTAAGAGGGGTAAACAATGTGGCATATACAGCCAGcagaaaacataaaacaaaatcaaatcaactgCCGCCTCGCCCAGTTCTTGTGCCGTTCCACACCCCACTGGGATGCATAGATCCTTGGGCTAGGATTGCTGTGCCATTGAAGCTtgtcaaaattaaattgaacacAATCGAATTATTCTCCAGTGCATGCTCCAtttggctttttgttttgttcctTAATACTCTGTGCTGAATGGCGTAGAAGGTTGTGTCAATTcgtaacaaaattatttattttctaatttcgaatcttaaatattttcaatataaatagaggaaatacatattatttaaacataGTTTACTTAAGGTTTAGCATAtcaaattatgttattatagGGTATCTTTACGTTGTTCTTAcatcatatatattttttttcctacttttttttgctcatttcgATGGCCCCATTTGGAAATGACTAGAGACTGCGGTCGGACAACTGTGATTTAACCAACGAGGTTTCCATTTGGCTGGATGAGAGTCAACAGTGACGTTGAGTCGAGCGAAGCGAAGCACTTTGGCATATTAAAAAGGGTTAAAGgtgtgcaaatatttaccaGCGgccaattaataaattgtaataatcaACGCAATCGACAGGAGAAAGGGAATCAAGCTGGGCCACCCATCAGGCAGGTGGCGGAACGACACGTGTTGTGAGAGACACAGCAGAGAAAACTCCGCGCCGTTCTATTTACATTTTGCCCTcatgcctaaaagtatgcagcgGTTTTCTCATTTACAACTAAATCGCAACTCAAGAGCCACGCTTcgacttttgtttgttgactTGTCGTGGATTTTGTTAGTCTTATACAAATCTGTGAGTGTATTTTGCATTGTACTGTGGGTTAAATTCCCCATTATTAAGAGTTAACTCATTCTCTTATTTccagtttattaaataatgcTGTAAAACTGTGGCATTTACCCCATAGTCAATGTATCCagtcaaatatttgcatgaCGAGTCcttttcaattgcatttcaattgattcCCGCATATTACGGTGAATGTTTATTACGCCGGATTAGGCAGCATTAAAAGTGCATAGTTGTTGTCCTCGCATGTCGCCGACTTCAATCCGCCATGTGATCTGATTGATTGTAAGCCAGTCAACCAGCATCCTTTGCACACCCCACGCAATCGTGTTCTCTGTACAGCCTTCACtacgtcttcttcttctttgctcTGTATCAGCGCTCCTTGTCTCCTGGAGTGCACTTTAAACATGAAGTATATCGTGTTTTATCACAAATAATTTCTGGTAAATCAACAGAAAATCGATGCCAACGTTGACATCCTCTCTAAAATTTACATTGTCCTCACCCGCCATGTCCTGTTTGTTGCGAGTGCAGTCAGCGGGTTGTCGCCTGTGTGTTAGGCAATGAAATTGTGCACTCAACGGGCGAGTTTAATGACATGTGAGGGATGCTCCACGTCGCGTCGTAGGGAATCGATATTGGCGGACGACAGTTCGATTTATAAACTTCACCATTTTGATACGTATTGGGTActgttataatttattaactgTTAAACAGTtcaggtttttttttacatgTGAGTACAAAAGTGTCATTAATGTAAATTGTCACTGTCATTTATACAGCAAATTTTAATCACTTCTACTCATACATATACCTTTAGGATACTCTTTTAACATATTGCATATTGTAGTGAAATAACTGTAACACTATGATATTTTGCAGAAACAGATTTTTAATCAATACTTAACAATTTGTTCGTAAGATCATAATTGATTCCTTCTAAACactattttattaaattattactgATATTCGAATTTTAAACTTTGacttttattaagctgttaTACATTATAAGTAGTATACTGTTATACAATCGAATCATTTACtgtaaataattcaataaacaattgaTTGCTCCCATAAAATTGACTGTGGCCAGTCGAGATGGTCTCATTATACAGCGTTTATAGCTCAATCCCATCTTAATCCGCAATGATTTCTTCGGCACGCACAAGAGTGCCCATATCCAAAGAACAAGTCAactatagatatatattttgcaaccATTTATCAAACATGGGTCGCGACCCCCATAACGATGTGGCCATGGTCCTTGTGCCATTGCCTGGCCGGTGTCTGTGGTAACCAGAGCCATAACGAGCCACCATTTATACAGTTTACACCTTCGCCTCCGGACAGAAGAAGATGCTCGGCTCCGGCCAACTGCGGACAACTGTGAACGACGCCAACGGAAGTCAACACATTGacagcaaatatttcaattattttagcCGGGACTTTATTTATGggaaatatttgcagtgaTTCTGGGGTTCTACTGACGTTGTATTGTTTACAAATCGCTGCCCATTATTTATTGTCCTGCTTGTTGTGGCTTTGCTGCCAATGAGTGAATGATAAACTGCGTCCACAGATAACTAGCGACATTGGCTGATGTATGCTCAGCAGACACAAAGAATGAGACACAGCAAGAGGAAAAgaggacagagagagagagatggagggTTGGACAGTGGTTATAGAGCTCATTAGGAAACAATTACAAAAGCTGGCACGCTCTCAGTTTAGGGTTGCCGTCAAACGTCACCCTTCTCTGTAAGTATGTTTGTGCTCGGTGAAAGGTCAGGTACGGCATGTCAAATGTCGAGAGTTGACTGACGGATGACATCAGGGAGACGCCCACAAATGTGGCCCTTCTGTAATATAGTTAATTTTTAGTGGGGTGTGAAATAATGGTGGGGGAAATCTGCACAAAATATTAGTATACGGCTAAGAACAAAACGTGTTGCTTATCATTTTGATGTGAAGatattattctttaatttgacaaataataaaaagttatgatagaataaaaaaaagcttcTCTATCTTATCTATATATGAAagaaaaactataatttaaccaataaatgttattatagcaattataaatgttcaacaaaacaagaacaaaGTGTTAAAAAAATGTCTGGATTGAATtataacttaaaaaatattcaattgacctaaaaaattgaaaataaaagattttctgcaactataaattatttattaaatcgtgaaatgacatttttttaaatcagcaattattttaatccATTCTATCGAGGAAGTACAATATTAATTATCACAAGTTTCTCGCCATTTcttcacttttttattttatataagtaaCTGAATGCAGTCCATCCATATCTGATATATCTTTTGCCACACAAGAACACTATTTACAAAGCAGTCATAACTCGGCGTCTTATACGACATAAAGTGCGACATATGTTGAGGAGAATAGAGTACTGTTTGGGCAACTTGGACACCCTTTGCCCCCTGCACAGAGGCACAAATAAATTTGGTTCGCAAGCAATAAATTATGGACAGTTCAGCCTTTGGCTCACACACGTGTTACCCAAACTGAACTAATAATGGGACAGTGGCCGTGTCTCCCCAAAAATGTAGGCTATACTGTACTctcatatgtatatgttgGCTGCCATtctattttttggtttttttattttttttgctgggtGTGTGATGGTGCTACTGTCCCCATAAATATTTGcgcaataaattttttaatcttGTCGGTTTAATCGCACAAATGACGCTGCCTTTTATACGCTCGCATCGACATCGAGATTATGTCCGGGGCTCGAACAGGGACCCCTTGGCACCCAAAATCAATTTCACTATCGTTTGACCAAAGGCCTGGTAGGGGAGGAAGTGGTAAGGGGAacgtttttttattgtttgtttgtgagacggcagcagtagcagcagcttCCTGTGccaaaagaattcaataaaaaatatcaaacATATTTGTAACGGTCAACAGCAACGAGATGAAGCGAGACAGACTTAGTTTGAGTGAGAGGGAGTGCTAGATATATTTATGATCTGGAAGCAGCCGGGCTGCATTTAATGCGTTGTCCAACACTCAATTACCATAACGGCAAATCACAGCTATTGTCCGTCCTGCTCTAGCACCAACAAGCACTTTGCATATAAAACACATAAAACGAACATGTCGAAGATGTCCTCGCCTTGAATCCTTGACCGGAACAAATTTCCATGTGGACTCGTTTCCTCATTTGATTTGTTTCCTCTCTcccttgttgttgtcattttggCTTTGTCTGACTCACAAATGTGTAacacataaaattttataacaGACCTAACCTCAAAATGCTCATTGCCTAACCTCAAATTGTTTGCTCCAACCTCAAATTGGCATTCGCGTTTAGATTAGTATTTTAGCATTATGATTAACACTGACGATTGACTCTGAAACATTTAGACTGATAAACTATGAAAATACTTTCAAGGTGAAAATTTCCTATAGattaaacatattattttttaaaagtgtAAGTCTgcagatatacatatatgagtTACCGGaacttaatgaaaattaaaattatatgcCTTATTAATTGACATTTCCCAGTTTAAGTAGAAAATAGAAGTAGAGAGAACACCATAAGAGAGAAGACACAACTTATTCGAAAATAAATCCCAGCTGTTCCATATCCTTTTGAACTGAATTGCCTGCACAGTCATGCTGCAGCATGTCCAACCACAAGGTATAGGAATAATCCTCATGCATACCTCCATAtctaaagaaaacaaatgtaaTGGTATTCCATTTGAAGTACATATCATCTTACCTCTTCGGTAAATTCTCAGGATTAATATGTTTGTGCAAGGAACTCATATCACTGCCATGTACAAAAAGACGTTCCCGCATGCCGGCATTGAGAAAAGGTTTGAAAATCTTAAATGCGGCATTGAACAGCCAGTTCTGATTAACGATATGCAGGGCTGAAGTGCGAATGGGCATAGAAGTCTGCAAAGGGAAGACTATATTAAAGAAATCTAGAGGTGCAATTAAAGATCACACATACCACCAGTAGAGCAATCATCTTTTGAGCCACACTCGGACTCAGATGCAGCAAATGCTCCAGGCCCAAATCTTTTAGATCGAAGATGCCAACACCTCCCATAATCTGAGAGATTGGCTCCAATGATCCAAGTTCTTGTAGCACGATGGTTGCACGAAAGATATCATCAACAGTAACACGATTTGGTCGCCAGAGTCCAAAGCGATAGATGAGTATACGATGTCCAAGTTGATCGCGATACGGCGTCACTGTCAATATATCCTCATCGCCGAGATGCCGCAGATCAAAGGGACGAACCTTCTCGTAGAACTTTTTGTTCTCCTCTCGGAACTTATAATAGCTGCACAGCTGTCAATGCACATTGTACAAATTATAATCGCCAATTAAAACTTTTACCTTCGATGCAATCTCACCAATTTGTAACTGTTATCAATTTTCCAGTAGCGGGCCCGTAAAAACTTCTCTAGGTACTTATCATCATTACGATGTGGTTGGCACTGTTTTTGATCTAGAGGCAATAAAATCCATTTACTTCTAGATATGTGTTTATAAGCATGCTGAACTTACCTAAAATGTAATGACGGAATTCGGCAATGGTTTCCTTTTTGGTCTTTGGACATTCTCCTTGTTTTTCCGATATTAGACGTATATTATCGGGTATTTCCTCCTCAGTGATATTCAATTTGTGCTCAATTGCCGGCATTTTGTGACTTTGGCTTAATGCGGTTGTGGCCTTTTagtaaaataaagtaaattctACAGCAATTAGAAAGTTTGTTACACAACTTGAGCTAGCAACAATGTTGTTAGactattatatttacaaataattgaTGATAATTCTGGCCTTAATAATCTTGgaagaatatattatttttgtcatgtatgtgtgtgattgAACGAAACCCACTTTAAGAacgtattaaaatattaatgctTTGTCTTGTGTTTATTTCGCAATCTAATTAGCGAAATTGATGACTAAAGTGTTTCAGTGTTTCATGCTAAGTGTATCAGTTAACTTTACTtaactaaataattttcagTTTTGAGCGAAAGAACTTGGAAtctaaattttgaataaactttattaaaaaaacattttagtgTCCGATTGACATTCGCataaaaagtatgaaaatcTGCTAGGattataaattgttgaaatacTATTTTGTTCTGGAAGATTATGATTAAATCAGAGTACAAATCACGTGCTCATCTCTAATCATCCTTTGCAACATTGTTCTTAATGGCAACTCTCACTTGTTGCAGACACACGAGAATGTTGCGTGTTTCTTTTGTACAACAGTTAACAAATGTGAAGTGATTTTCACACAGTTGTTGCAGCAATTAACTGCACGTTATCACAGATATATACAGATATAGCTAACCTCACGTGTCACACAGACA
This DNA window, taken from Drosophila nasuta strain 15112-1781.00 chromosome 2L, ASM2355853v1, whole genome shotgun sequence, encodes the following:
- the LOC132792547 gene encoding alpha-tocopherol transfer protein isoform X2, which produces MPAIEHKLNITEEEIPDNIRLISEKQGECPKTKKETIAEFRHYILDQKQCQPHRNDDKYLEKFLRARYWKIDNSYKLLCSYYKFREENKKFYEKVRPFDLRHLGDEDILTVTPYRDQLGHRILIYRFGLWRPNRVTVDDIFRATIVLQELGSLEPISQIMGGVGIFDLKDLGLEHLLHLSPSVAQKMIALLVTSMPIRTSALHIVNQNWLFNAAFKIFKPFLNAGMRERLFVHGSDMSSLHKHINPENLPKRYGGMHEDYSYTLWLDMLQHDCAGNSVQKDMEQLGFIFE
- the LOC132792547 gene encoding alpha-tocopherol transfer protein isoform X1, which gives rise to MATTALSQSHKMPAIEHKLNITEEEIPDNIRLISEKQGECPKTKKETIAEFRHYILDQKQCQPHRNDDKYLEKFLRARYWKIDNSYKLLCSYYKFREENKKFYEKVRPFDLRHLGDEDILTVTPYRDQLGHRILIYRFGLWRPNRVTVDDIFRATIVLQELGSLEPISQIMGGVGIFDLKDLGLEHLLHLSPSVAQKMIALLVTSMPIRTSALHIVNQNWLFNAAFKIFKPFLNAGMRERLFVHGSDMSSLHKHINPENLPKRYGGMHEDYSYTLWLDMLQHDCAGNSVQKDMEQLGFIFE